One Gossypium hirsutum isolate 1008001.06 chromosome A11, Gossypium_hirsutum_v2.1, whole genome shotgun sequence genomic window carries:
- the LOC107895837 gene encoding L10-interacting MYB domain-containing protein: MASRVTRSRRQQQPSQQQEQHPRVRWTTFLTKTLADLLVEQVHGGNRHNNSFNKRAWKSMCDEFYEKTSLKWDKEQLKNRYGVLRRQYVLVKSLLDRSEFSWNESTGVIIGTDEAWFDFTKGHPDAETIKASGCSIYKQLCTIFSEPMTNWKHDYSAELGGQVPSSLPSLEPLSRIQEESSSSSEEVEDVADDPDAVQPSASVLISSHKRGRRGIDDAIAAAILEMAATSKLRTAAVTQRNARYSILRCIKELDEIEGLEERVYFAALELFNNPNAREIFLYSCLSKEISA, encoded by the exons ATGGCAAGCCGGGTTACTCGCTCAAGGAGACAACAGCAACCATCTCAACAGCAGGAACAGCATCCGAGAGTTCGATGGACGACGTTCCTCACTAAGACACTTGCTGACCTGTTGGTTGAACAGGTTCACGGAGGGAACAGGCACAACAATTCTTTCAACAAGAGAGCTTGGAAGTCCATGTGTGATGAGTTCTATGAGAAAACTAGTTTGAAATGGGACAAGGAGCAATTAAAGAACCGATATGGGGTTTTGAGGAGGCAGTATGTTCTCGTTAAATCACTTCTTGATCGAAGCGAGTTCAGTTGGAATGAATCTACTGGGGTTATAATAGGTACAGATGAAGCCTGGTTTGATTTTACCAAG GGTCATCCAGATGCTGAAACCATAAAAGCCAGCGGCTGCTCAATTTACAAACAGCTTTGTACTATTTTCTCAGAGCCAATGACCAATTGGAAGCATGACTACTCTGCTGAACTTGGTGGACAAGTTCCTTCCTCACTTCCTTCTTTGGAACCATTGAGCAGAATTCAAGAAGAGTCCTCGTCCTCGTCTGAGGAAGTAGAGGATGTAGCAGATGATCCAGATGCAGTTCAACCTTCTGCTTCTGTTTTGATTAGTAGTCACAAAAGGGGACGCAGGGGAATTGATGATGCTATTGCTGCTGCAATATTGGAGATGGCAGCAACTTCGAAGCTGAGAACAGCCGCTGTAACACAACGTAATGCCAGATATAGTATACTTCGTTGTATAAAAGAATTGGATGAGATTGAAGGCCTTGAAGAGCGAGTCTACTTTGCTGCTCTGGAGTTATTCAACAATCCTAATGCTAGAGAAATATTCTTGTATTCTTGTCTCTCAAAGGAGATAAGCGCTTGA
- the LOC107895830 gene encoding protein POLLENLESS 3-LIKE 2: MLQDVWNAPPGFRPSKSAPTSPAKPLGVLRTRSESFHAIHKVPVGDTPYVRAKNVQLVEKDPERAIPLFWAAINAGDRVDSALKDMAIVMKQQNRAEEAIEAIKSLRSRCSDQAQESLDNILLDLYKRCGRLDDQIALLKHKLYLIQQGLAFNGKRTKTARSQGKKFQVSVEQEATRLLGNLGWALMQQNNYIEAEDAYRRALSIAADNNKMCNRGICLMKQGRIGEAKETLRRVKPAVADGPRGVDSHLKAYERAQQMLQDLESEMMNKGGGDRVEQSRLFDAFLGSSSIWQPQPCKDPISLPKSNAVIPQDDFADENINSNVMVSQVVIPQPKPVALPFGNSLNIDAPPFYSSKLVKEVKAPVVNQLHETLKRTRSGNSANSMRVNEMGGDCTKLLSAEPEKPEIKTRRRLSLSTEEKGDKLVDLLPDSQDFEEAIIAAAVLGPANEAVTQRMFPKKTDKRLKVFQDITLSLSPRA; this comes from the exons ATGTTGCAAGATGTGTGGAACGCTCCTCCTGGATTCAGGCCTTCTAAATCGGCCCCCACTTCTCCGGCAAAGCCCCTCGGGGTTCTGAGAACTCGCTCCGAGTCCTTCCATGCCATCCACAAAGTCCCAGTCGGTGACACTCCTTATGTTAGAGCCAAGAACGTTCAA TTGGTAGAAAAAGATCCGGAGAGGGCGATTCCTTTGTTTTGGGCAGCCATAAATGCAGGGGATAGAGTTGATAGTGCTTTGAAAGACATGGCCATTGTAATGAAGCAGCAAAATAGAGCAGAGGAAGCCATTGAAGCTATCAAGTCTCTCCGTAGTAGATGCTCAGATCAAGCGCAGGAGTCTCTTGATAACATTCTATTGGATCTCTACAAG AGATGTGGAAGGTTGGATGACCAAATAGCATTGTTGAAGCACAAATTGTATTTGATTCAACAAGGACTGGCTTTCAATGGAAAGCGCACCAAGACAGCCCGATCTCAAGGAAAGAAATTTCAGGTCTCTGTCGAGCAAGAAGCCACACGGTTGCTG GGAAACTTGGGCTGGGCATTGATGCAGCAAAACAACTATATCGAAGCAGAAGATGCTTATCGGCGGGCACTTTCGATTGCTGCCGATAATAACAAGATGTGTAACCGGGGTATTTGTTTGATGAAGCAAGGTAGAATTGGGGAGGCTAAAGAAACCTTGCGAAGAGTGAAACCAGCAGTGGCTGATGGACCAAGAGGGGTAGATTCCCATCTTAAGGCCTATGAGAGGGCACAGCAGATGCTCCAGGATCTTGAGTCGGAGATGATGAATAAAGGAGGAGGGGATCGGGTCGAACAAAGCCGGCTCTTTGACGCCTTCCTTGGTTCTTCATCAATTTGGCAACCTCAGCCTTGCAAGGACCCCATCAGCTTGCCAAAATCAAATGCAGTTATACCCCAAGATGATTTTGCTGATGAGAACATCAATTCGAATGTAATGGTAAGCCAAGTGGTGATCCCTCAACCAAAACCAGTTGCTCTTCCTTTCGGAAATTCTCTAAATATCGATGCACCGCCCTTCTACTCGTCAAAGTTGGTGAAGGAGGTGAAAGCTCCAGTTGTGAATCAATTGCATGAGACCCTTAAAAGAACACGGTCAGGAAACTCAGCTAACTCTATGAGAGTGAATGAAATGGGTGGAGACTGCACAAAGCTTTTATCTGCAGAACCGGAAAAACCGGAGATTAAGACTAGAAGAAGGCTCTCTCTTTCAACTGAAGAGAAAGGAGACAAATTGGTTGATTTATTACCAGATAGCCAAGACTTTGAAGAGGCTATCATTGCAGCAGCAGTTCTAGGCCCAGCAAATGAAGCAGTGACTCAAAGGATGTTTCCAAAGAAAACTGATAAGAGGCTTAAGGTCTTCCAAGATATTACTCTTTCTTTGAGTCCTAGAGCCTGA